The following coding sequences are from one Granulicella arctica window:
- a CDS encoding sensor histidine kinase, protein MLAVIVGLYVRLLHPNPTTVAMTLLLYILLLAAYWGFRYAVVASFASALCFNFFFLPPIGTLTIADSQNWIALFAFLSTALIGSNLSNRIKTEIAVSNRRRRELELLYDLGQRLLMTESTSDLLKAIPQNIVSVFGTRSAALYLSNGDRVYLSDQQQVQFNLESLRHAMHSSNLYDASSPPRALLALSVGVRPIGSIAIEGNLPSQETLEAMSSLIAIRIESATAVEKLARSDAAHESERLRSALLDSVTHDLRTPLTSIKASVTSLLSPLPLDKQQRTELLTVIDEESDRLNRLIAEATEMARLDAREVHLDPAPHSIRECVEQALSECSVALTGRTVQLRLTDTLPQVMVDLDLIVKVLGHLLENASKYSPSDSPLYISAEVEDAQLAVNVADRGIGIELLEQEMIFDKFYRGRGQRHSSHGSGMGLAISKAIMEAHGGSIRVTSQLGNGSVFTLCLPLAK, encoded by the coding sequence TTGCTCGCAGTTATAGTCGGGCTTTACGTCCGGCTACTCCACCCCAATCCGACCACCGTCGCGATGACGCTTCTCCTCTACATCCTACTGCTTGCCGCCTACTGGGGGTTTCGTTATGCGGTCGTAGCCTCTTTCGCCTCAGCGCTATGCTTCAACTTCTTCTTTCTTCCACCGATCGGTACTTTGACCATCGCGGATAGTCAGAACTGGATCGCACTCTTCGCATTTCTGTCAACCGCGCTGATCGGCAGTAATCTGTCCAATCGCATTAAAACAGAAATAGCCGTCTCCAACCGCCGTCGACGAGAGCTCGAACTCTTATATGACCTCGGGCAGCGGCTCCTGATGACCGAAAGCACAAGCGATCTGCTCAAAGCCATTCCCCAGAACATCGTCTCCGTCTTCGGAACCCGTAGTGCCGCACTCTATCTCTCCAATGGAGATCGTGTATACCTGTCGGACCAGCAGCAGGTGCAGTTTAATCTGGAAAGCCTCCGGCACGCGATGCATTCGTCGAATCTTTATGATGCCTCGTCGCCCCCGAGAGCCCTTCTTGCGCTCTCGGTCGGCGTGCGGCCCATCGGTTCGATTGCAATCGAAGGAAATCTCCCCTCACAAGAAACTCTTGAGGCGATGAGCAGTCTGATCGCCATCAGGATCGAGAGTGCAACCGCCGTCGAAAAACTTGCTCGTTCCGACGCCGCACACGAAAGCGAAAGGCTTCGTTCCGCCCTGCTTGACTCCGTGACCCACGACCTCCGCACTCCGCTTACCTCTATCAAAGCCTCGGTCACCAGCCTCCTATCCCCGCTTCCGTTGGACAAACAACAGCGTACAGAGCTCCTTACCGTCATCGACGAAGAGAGCGATCGTCTGAATCGACTGATCGCAGAAGCGACAGAGATGGCTCGGCTCGACGCCCGCGAGGTCCACCTTGATCCAGCCCCCCATTCCATACGAGAGTGCGTGGAGCAGGCATTATCCGAATGTAGTGTTGCGCTAACGGGCCGCACCGTGCAGCTTCGCCTCACCGACACCCTGCCGCAGGTGATGGTCGATCTCGATCTCATCGTAAAGGTCCTCGGACATCTGCTTGAGAACGCGTCCAAATATTCCCCGTCCGATAGCCCCCTCTACATCTCAGCCGAGGTAGAGGATGCTCAACTCGCCGTAAACGTCGCCGATCGCGGCATTGGGATCGAACTACTGGAGCAGGAGATGATCTTCGATAAGTTTTACCGCGGCCGAGGCCAGCGTCACAGCAGTCACGGCTCCGGCATGGGATTAGCCATCTCGAAGGCCATCATGGAAGCGCACGGCGGATCGATTCGAGTGACCAGTCAACTCGGAAACGGCTCGGTGTTCACCCTATGCCTGCCCTTGGCCAAATAA
- a CDS encoding histidine kinase yields the protein MPNDSQNSTKTPEQWLEHVASQEKTRGLLKVFLGYAPGVGKTFSMLSEGIRRLARGEDVVIGVVETHGRRCTAELVDNLPAIERRHLEYKGTVFEEMDLDGILARRPEVVLVDELAHTNIEGSRHAKRYEDVMELLEAKIDVLVTINIQHIESLTPQVQSLTGITVRESVPDWVLDRADEIVLADVTPEALETRMKRGDIYPAERIERALSNFFRRGNLIALREMALKQVTRAVDRNLDAYVTRKRLGGEWCVREKVAVCISASPHARQLIARGARLAEGLRAEFFVVHVNRGEKTSENRVRSLETNIRFAENVGAQVVQLHSTSVARATAEFVSQQRVTQVIFGRSAVTGLKKYLFYLAIQRFMTGAPHADLHIVTQEQA from the coding sequence ATGCCAAACGATTCTCAAAACTCGACGAAAACGCCTGAGCAATGGCTGGAGCATGTCGCCTCGCAGGAGAAAACACGTGGACTGCTGAAGGTGTTTTTGGGCTATGCCCCAGGAGTGGGCAAAACTTTCAGTATGTTGAGCGAAGGTATTCGTCGGCTCGCGCGTGGCGAAGATGTCGTCATTGGGGTGGTCGAGACGCATGGCCGACGGTGTACGGCCGAGTTAGTGGACAACCTTCCGGCAATCGAGCGGAGACATCTTGAGTACAAGGGAACCGTCTTTGAAGAGATGGACCTTGATGGGATTCTCGCTCGCCGCCCGGAGGTAGTTCTCGTAGATGAGCTTGCCCATACGAACATTGAGGGCAGCCGTCATGCCAAGCGATACGAAGATGTGATGGAGCTTCTGGAAGCGAAGATCGACGTGTTGGTGACGATCAATATTCAGCACATTGAGAGTCTGACTCCGCAGGTGCAAAGCCTGACGGGCATCACCGTGCGCGAGAGTGTACCGGACTGGGTGCTTGACCGAGCCGATGAGATCGTTCTGGCCGACGTAACTCCCGAGGCTCTTGAAACGCGGATGAAACGCGGCGATATTTATCCTGCGGAGCGAATCGAGCGAGCTCTCTCCAACTTCTTCCGACGCGGCAACTTAATCGCTCTGCGTGAGATGGCATTGAAGCAGGTTACACGTGCGGTCGACCGAAACCTCGATGCTTATGTAACCAGGAAGCGGCTTGGCGGCGAGTGGTGTGTGCGAGAGAAGGTCGCAGTCTGCATCAGCGCCAGCCCGCATGCGCGACAGCTGATCGCGCGAGGCGCTCGATTGGCGGAGGGGCTTCGAGCAGAATTCTTCGTCGTTCATGTGAACCGAGGGGAGAAAACTAGTGAGAACCGCGTGCGTTCCCTCGAAACCAATATTCGCTTCGCCGAAAATGTGGGGGCCCAGGTGGTACAGCTGCACAGTACAAGTGTCGCCCGTGCTACGGCGGAGTTTGTGTCGCAACAGCGAGTGACCCAGGTGATCTTTGGGCGGTCTGCTGTAACCGGTTTAAAGAAGTACCTTTTTTATCTGGCTATTCAGCGTTTCATGACCGGCGCTCCGCATGCGGATCTTCATATTGTTACGCAGGAGCAGGCATGA
- a CDS encoding response regulator transcription factor yields MSHGKILVVDDEPQILRVLRTSLEGSGYEVTLARNGLEALELYQRSMPDLVITDLAMPEMDGIELTRCIREHGETPIIVLSVRSAEPMKVSALDEGADDYITKPFGIQELLARVRSHLRRTRTGEPSHPAVIRSGDFTIEVERHRVLRRDVEIHLTPKEFSLLLFFAKSPDRVLTHKVLLRAVWGAGFEHQPEYLRVLVAQLRKKIELGSGAAKQEPRYIRNEPWIGYRFTPDGDADGGQESSILTEF; encoded by the coding sequence ATGAGTCATGGAAAGATTCTCGTCGTCGATGACGAGCCGCAGATTCTTCGGGTTCTTCGCACCTCCCTTGAAGGTAGTGGGTATGAAGTTACCTTAGCTCGAAATGGGCTGGAGGCTCTTGAGCTCTATCAGCGATCCATGCCGGATTTGGTGATTACGGACCTTGCCATGCCAGAGATGGATGGCATCGAGTTGACACGCTGCATCCGTGAACACGGTGAGACGCCGATCATCGTACTTTCCGTGAGAAGTGCTGAGCCCATGAAGGTCAGTGCTCTTGACGAGGGAGCGGACGATTACATTACGAAGCCCTTTGGCATTCAAGAGTTGCTGGCTCGGGTACGGTCACACCTGCGTAGAACACGCACGGGAGAGCCGTCGCATCCGGCAGTCATACGCTCCGGAGATTTCACAATCGAGGTCGAACGCCATCGCGTGTTGCGCCGCGACGTGGAGATTCACCTTACACCAAAGGAATTCTCCCTGCTTCTGTTTTTCGCGAAGAGTCCCGACCGCGTGCTTACCCATAAGGTCCTGCTTCGCGCCGTCTGGGGAGCTGGATTCGAACACCAGCCTGAATACCTTCGAGTGCTGGTGGCGCAACTGCGTAAGAAGATTGAGCTTGGCAGCGGTGCGGCAAAGCAGGAGCCTCGCTATATTCGCAACGAGCCTTGGATCGGCTATCGTTTTACACCTGACGGAGACGCGGACGGCGGCCAGGAGTCATCCATACTTACGGAGTTTTAA
- a CDS encoding outer membrane beta-barrel protein: protein MVRRFSFVPVVFVAVAIWAPFTFAQSIGNDDIASSAITASEISPSSAAGTSEDNFFLRFANAYREDWHPTQPAGAAGPQRRGYPAPLDSIPFPSPDYSVGGTSIIGAPDTQTYPLMQAINQNKSRIKVYGWLNAGFNISTSDKGDGANSPAAYYYNPNRITPDQQVLYIERLPDSVQTDHVDYGFRIAQLYGQDYRYTTSKGIFSQQLLARNHEYGYDPVMFYFDLYVPHVAKGMNIRVGRYISLPDIEAQLAPNNYTYSHSLLYTIDPYTQTGIVASIKLSDHWLVQAGFSGGNDVAPWTKDVTPTGTACVDYTWSKGGDALYTCANSFNKGKYAYNNVQSYYETWYHKINATWHTDTEAWYMYERQVPNIGGNVVNPITPETGANGAFCSFGEKTCFAPEVAVVNYLEHEFNAHNYLSIRNEFVDDIKGQRTGYATKYSEHLIGYGHWIGSTVLFRPEIRLEHSYDLAAYDLGTKKTQFIVAGDITYHF, encoded by the coding sequence ATGGTTCGTAGATTCAGTTTTGTTCCTGTAGTGTTCGTAGCCGTTGCCATATGGGCCCCCTTTACCTTTGCACAATCTATCGGCAATGACGATATTGCGTCATCCGCAATTACGGCTTCGGAAATATCCCCTTCATCCGCAGCGGGTACGAGTGAAGACAACTTCTTCCTGCGCTTTGCGAATGCTTATCGTGAAGACTGGCATCCCACGCAACCCGCAGGAGCCGCTGGACCACAACGTCGCGGATATCCGGCTCCGTTGGATTCAATCCCATTTCCGAGTCCCGATTACAGCGTTGGAGGCACATCCATCATTGGTGCTCCAGATACGCAGACTTACCCCCTCATGCAGGCAATCAATCAGAACAAGAGCCGGATAAAGGTCTATGGCTGGCTGAACGCTGGCTTCAATATCAGCACTTCTGACAAAGGCGATGGTGCCAATTCTCCAGCCGCCTACTATTACAACCCGAACCGTATCACTCCCGATCAGCAAGTCCTCTACATCGAACGGCTTCCAGACTCCGTACAGACCGACCATGTGGACTATGGGTTTCGTATCGCACAGCTTTATGGACAGGATTACCGCTATACCACCAGCAAAGGCATTTTCTCGCAGCAGTTGCTTGCGCGTAATCACGAGTATGGCTATGACCCAGTCATGTTCTACTTCGATCTTTACGTGCCTCATGTTGCGAAAGGTATGAATATTCGTGTGGGCCGGTATATATCTCTGCCGGATATCGAAGCGCAGCTTGCGCCAAACAACTACACTTACTCTCACTCTCTGCTCTACACTATCGATCCATATACACAGACGGGTATTGTTGCGAGCATCAAGCTGTCAGACCACTGGCTTGTACAGGCGGGTTTCTCCGGTGGCAATGACGTGGCGCCGTGGACGAAAGATGTAACCCCTACAGGTACTGCGTGTGTCGACTACACATGGAGCAAGGGCGGTGATGCACTCTACACATGTGCCAACTCTTTCAACAAAGGAAAGTACGCCTACAACAACGTACAGAGTTACTACGAGACCTGGTATCACAAGATCAATGCAACATGGCACACCGATACGGAGGCCTGGTACATGTATGAACGTCAGGTTCCCAACATCGGCGGCAATGTTGTAAACCCGATCACACCTGAGACCGGAGCGAACGGGGCTTTTTGCTCTTTCGGCGAGAAGACGTGCTTTGCCCCAGAGGTTGCAGTCGTGAACTATCTCGAGCACGAGTTCAACGCGCATAACTATCTTTCCATACGTAATGAGTTTGTAGATGACATCAAGGGTCAGCGCACTGGCTACGCCACAAAGTACTCTGAACACCTGATCGGCTACGGCCACTGGATTGGGTCCACTGTTCTTTTTCGTCCGGAGATCCGGCTCGAACACTCTTACGATTTAGCGGCCTACGATCTTGGGACGAAAAAGACCCAATTTATTGTGGCCGGCGACATAACTTACCATTTCTAG
- the kdpF gene encoding K(+)-transporting ATPase subunit F, translated as MLETVLILLLCAALLVYLVYAMLRPEKF; from the coding sequence ATGCTTGAAACAGTTCTTATCCTCTTACTTTGCGCTGCGCTTCTAGTGTATTTGGTTTATGCCATGCTGCGTCCGGAGAAGTTCTAA
- the kdpA gene encoding potassium-transporting ATPase subunit KdpA yields the protein MTTNGWLQIVFFFVSVCLVAKPMGLYMVKVFERRRTPLDFLLRPIERLLYRVTFVKEDEEMRWTEYAAAMLIFSAATMLLTYLVERIQAFLPWNPQHLAGVAPALAWNTAISFTTNTNWQSYVPESTMSYLTQMLGLATHNFWSAGVGIALAIAFIRGIAGRETKTLGNFWVDMTRAILYILLPLCLIYGTALVSQGVIQNLRPYDTAKLVEPQIVTTAGADGKSIKQTVTTQTIAQGPVASQEAIKMLGTNGGGFFNTNSAHPFENPTPFTNYLQMLSIFLIPAGLTVTLGHMVGAPRHGWAVFAAMSVFFLVGVTAAYSAESRPSPLIHNAAQAATTTQSGGNMEGKEVRFGIANSALFATVTTDASCGAVNAMHDSFTPLGGLIPMVNILLGEIVFGGVGAGLYGMLIFVVLAVFIAGLMVGRTPEYLGKKIEAADVQLAMLYLLIFPLIILSLSAISVLAPSFGTSSLANQGPHGLSEILYAFASAAGNNGSAFAGLNANTHWYNSALGFAMFAGRFLMIVPMLAIAGNLAKKKIVPASQGTFPVTTPLFVVLLCSVILIVGALTFFPVLSLGPILEHLQMHAGHLY from the coding sequence ATGACAACCAACGGTTGGCTTCAAATCGTCTTCTTTTTCGTCTCTGTCTGTCTAGTCGCAAAGCCTATGGGCTTATACATGGTCAAGGTCTTCGAGCGGCGGCGGACCCCGCTTGATTTTTTGCTCAGACCGATCGAACGCCTCCTCTATCGTGTCACCTTCGTCAAAGAAGATGAGGAGATGCGTTGGACCGAGTATGCAGCAGCAATGCTCATCTTCTCTGCTGCAACGATGCTGCTCACTTATTTGGTTGAGCGCATACAGGCGTTCCTTCCCTGGAACCCGCAGCATCTAGCTGGTGTCGCTCCGGCACTCGCCTGGAACACAGCCATCTCGTTCACAACGAATACTAACTGGCAGTCGTATGTGCCTGAGTCAACGATGAGCTATCTCACTCAGATGCTTGGGTTGGCTACACATAACTTCTGGTCCGCTGGTGTAGGCATAGCGCTTGCAATCGCTTTCATCCGCGGTATTGCCGGACGCGAGACTAAGACACTCGGCAACTTCTGGGTTGATATGACCAGAGCGATTCTGTACATTTTGCTCCCGCTGTGTCTCATCTATGGCACGGCACTGGTCTCACAAGGTGTTATACAGAACCTTCGGCCTTACGACACTGCGAAGTTAGTTGAGCCCCAAATAGTTACCACGGCTGGTGCTGACGGAAAATCCATAAAACAAACCGTCACTACGCAGACTATCGCGCAAGGACCTGTCGCTTCCCAGGAAGCGATAAAGATGCTTGGCACAAATGGCGGCGGTTTCTTCAACACCAATAGCGCTCATCCGTTCGAAAATCCGACTCCCTTCACCAATTACCTACAGATGCTTTCTATCTTTCTAATACCTGCAGGACTTACGGTGACGCTTGGCCACATGGTTGGGGCACCACGGCACGGATGGGCCGTGTTCGCCGCCATGTCTGTTTTTTTTCTTGTGGGAGTTACGGCAGCCTATAGCGCTGAATCGCGTCCGAGCCCCCTCATTCATAATGCTGCGCAAGCTGCAACGACCACTCAGAGTGGCGGCAATATGGAAGGCAAAGAGGTCCGGTTTGGCATCGCTAACTCGGCTCTGTTCGCCACCGTTACCACAGACGCAAGCTGCGGAGCGGTCAATGCGATGCACGACAGCTTCACTCCTCTCGGGGGCCTTATACCTATGGTCAATATCCTACTTGGGGAGATTGTCTTCGGCGGCGTAGGAGCTGGACTTTACGGCATGCTGATCTTCGTTGTATTGGCGGTATTTATAGCTGGTCTAATGGTTGGACGAACTCCGGAATACCTAGGCAAGAAGATCGAAGCTGCCGATGTTCAACTCGCTATGCTTTATCTGCTGATCTTTCCGCTCATCATTCTCTCGCTCTCGGCTATCTCGGTTCTGGCTCCAAGCTTCGGGACTTCCAGCTTGGCCAATCAGGGACCGCATGGCCTCTCCGAGATTCTGTACGCTTTTGCGTCGGCCGCTGGCAATAACGGCAGCGCTTTTGCTGGTCTCAATGCCAATACGCACTGGTACAACTCCGCGTTGGGATTCGCCATGTTTGCGGGGCGCTTTCTTATGATCGTGCCGATGCTTGCAATCGCAGGCAACCTTGCGAAAAAGAAGATCGTGCCTGCATCGCAGGGAACTTTCCCGGTCACTACGCCGCTCTTCGTAGTGCTGCTCTGCTCGGTCATTCTCATCGTTGGCGCACTCACCTTCTTTCCGGTGCTTTCCCTTGGACCCATTCTTGAGCATCTACAGATGCATGCTGGCCACCTCTACTAA
- the kdpB gene encoding potassium-transporting ATPase subunit KdpB yields the protein MSAKKTSLFNIAIVRRAALDALIKLDPRSMMKNPVMFIVEVGSILTSLLLLLNTVEHTRNFSFNLQITLWLWFTVLFANFAEAMAEGRGKAQADTLRKAKSDTPAHRLRKDDTVEEVSSAQLRRDDIVIVLAGQMIPGDGEVIFGVASVDESAITGESAPVIREAGGDRSAVTGGTRVLSDEIRVRITSNPGETFIDRMIALVEGAKRQKTPNEIALNILLAGLTIIFLLAVVTLQPFAMYSGAPQTIFVLVSLLVCLIPTTIGGLLSAIGIAGMDRLVQHNVLAMSGRAVEAAGDVNTLLLDKTGTITIGNREATAFLPAPGVSTDQLADAAQLSSLPDETPEGRSIVVLAKEKFGIRGRELASLNAVFIPFSAVTRMSGVDLDGRTVRKGAADAIEKYVTSLGASMPREVRETVDEVARSGGTPLVVADGSRTLGVIHLKDIVKGGMRERFAELRRMGIRTIMITGDNPLTAAAIAREAGVDDFLAEAKPKDKMDLIRREQAEGKLVAMTGDGTNDAPALAQADVGVAMNTGTQAAKEAGNMIDLDSNPTKLIEIVAIGKQLLMTRGALTTFSIANDVAKYFAILPAMFAGAFPVLQVLNIMHLHTPQSAVLSAVIFNALIIVALIPLALRGVGYKAMSAEALLQRNLLIYGLGGIVVPFLGIKLIDILITAVHLA from the coding sequence ATGTCCGCAAAGAAAACTTCACTCTTCAACATCGCCATCGTTCGCCGTGCGGCCCTTGATGCGCTCATCAAGCTTGATCCAAGAAGCATGATGAAAAACCCTGTCATGTTCATCGTGGAGGTAGGGAGCATTCTTACGTCCCTCCTTCTTCTGCTGAATACCGTCGAGCACACACGCAACTTTAGCTTCAATCTTCAGATCACACTCTGGCTTTGGTTCACCGTCTTGTTCGCGAACTTTGCAGAGGCGATGGCTGAAGGGCGTGGCAAGGCCCAGGCAGACACTCTGCGCAAGGCGAAGTCAGACACTCCAGCGCACCGCCTGCGAAAAGATGACACCGTCGAAGAGGTGTCCAGCGCCCAACTTCGTAGAGACGATATCGTCATTGTCTTGGCAGGACAGATGATCCCGGGAGATGGCGAAGTTATCTTTGGTGTGGCATCTGTCGATGAGTCGGCAATCACGGGTGAGTCGGCACCTGTGATCCGCGAGGCAGGCGGTGACCGAAGTGCCGTGACCGGCGGAACGCGCGTGCTTTCGGACGAGATTCGCGTTCGCATCACATCGAACCCTGGTGAGACCTTCATCGATCGTATGATTGCGCTCGTCGAAGGCGCCAAACGTCAGAAGACTCCGAATGAGATTGCTCTTAATATCTTGTTGGCTGGATTGACTATTATCTTTCTACTGGCAGTAGTTACATTGCAACCGTTCGCAATGTACTCTGGAGCACCTCAAACTATTTTTGTGCTTGTATCGCTGCTCGTCTGCCTGATCCCCACGACCATAGGCGGTCTACTTTCGGCAATCGGCATCGCGGGTATGGACCGGCTCGTGCAACACAATGTTCTTGCTATGTCTGGCCGCGCAGTGGAGGCAGCCGGAGACGTGAACACACTCCTACTCGACAAGACCGGCACCATTACAATTGGCAACCGCGAGGCGACGGCATTTCTTCCCGCGCCGGGTGTCAGCACCGACCAACTCGCTGATGCCGCGCAGCTCTCTTCCCTGCCCGATGAGACGCCGGAAGGACGGTCGATTGTCGTGCTTGCCAAAGAGAAGTTTGGCATTCGTGGCCGAGAGCTCGCTAGTCTCAACGCGGTCTTTATTCCATTCAGCGCTGTTACCCGCATGTCCGGAGTCGATCTTGACGGACGTACAGTGAGAAAGGGTGCGGCCGATGCCATCGAGAAGTATGTCACTAGCCTTGGTGCATCCATGCCTCGTGAGGTGCGCGAGACTGTAGACGAGGTTGCTCGTTCCGGCGGAACTCCTCTGGTTGTCGCGGATGGAAGCCGAACCCTCGGGGTCATCCATCTCAAAGACATCGTCAAAGGCGGCATGCGTGAGCGTTTCGCCGAACTTCGCCGCATGGGTATCCGTACCATCATGATCACCGGAGACAATCCTCTTACTGCCGCAGCCATCGCGCGTGAGGCCGGAGTAGACGACTTCCTCGCTGAAGCCAAGCCCAAGGACAAGATGGACCTTATTCGTCGCGAGCAGGCTGAGGGCAAACTCGTCGCCATGACCGGCGACGGGACCAACGATGCACCGGCGCTTGCTCAGGCTGATGTAGGTGTCGCCATGAATACGGGCACCCAGGCAGCGAAGGAGGCCGGCAATATGATTGATTTGGACTCCAATCCCACCAAGCTTATCGAGATCGTCGCCATTGGTAAGCAGCTCCTCATGACCCGAGGTGCACTTACTACGTTTTCGATTGCCAATGACGTCGCTAAGTACTTCGCTATTCTTCCGGCGATGTTCGCTGGTGCCTTCCCTGTTTTGCAGGTGCTCAACATTATGCACCTACATACGCCACAGTCTGCTGTGCTTTCGGCCGTCATCTTCAATGCGCTGATCATCGTCGCGCTCATTCCACTTGCGCTACGTGGTGTTGGGTATAAGGCAATGTCAGCAGAGGCTCTATTGCAACGCAATCTTCTAATCTATGGTCTCGGCGGTATCGTTGTTCCGTTTTTAGGAATCAAGCTGATCGACATACTGATAACTGCTGTTCATCTTGCATAA
- the kdpC gene encoding potassium-transporting ATPase subunit KdpC: MKRVLVTSILYTAITALILGIGYPLAMTGIAQVFFKDKANGQLIVKDGQIIGSQLIGQSFTGASYFHSRPSAAGTGYDASSSSGSNLGPTSKALIDRVTTSTATEQGIGPVPIDLVTTSGSGLDPDITPDAAFYQIPRISRERRIPVAVLTQLVQAHVQMRQFGLLGEPHVNVLDLNLALNDLGQKNSN, encoded by the coding sequence ATGAAACGCGTCCTTGTTACTTCGATTCTTTATACTGCGATCACTGCTCTCATTCTTGGTATTGGCTACCCGTTGGCGATGACGGGCATTGCCCAGGTCTTCTTCAAAGACAAAGCGAACGGTCAGCTCATTGTCAAAGATGGCCAGATAATCGGCTCACAGTTGATAGGGCAATCTTTTACAGGGGCGAGCTACTTCCACTCACGCCCTTCAGCTGCTGGCACCGGATACGATGCTTCTTCGTCTTCCGGATCAAATCTTGGCCCTACCAGCAAAGCGCTCATCGACCGTGTAACTACCTCAACTGCTACAGAACAAGGCATAGGTCCAGTGCCGATTGATTTAGTAACAACATCTGGGTCTGGGTTAGATCCAGATATTACGCCGGATGCCGCGTTCTATCAGATTCCGCGGATATCTCGCGAGCGGAGAATCCCAGTCGCAGTGCTGACACAACTGGTCCAGGCACATGTGCAGATGAGACAGTTCGGCCTGCTTGGAGAGCCTCATGTGAATGTGCTCGATCTCAACCTTGCTCTGAACGACTTAGGTCAGAAGAATAGCAACTAA